The following coding sequences are from one Ruminococcus flavefaciens AE3010 window:
- a CDS encoding flavin reductase family protein: protein MKLSFEKGFFAPLPVLIIGTYNANGTPNAMNAAWGGQVGMSQISLSLSASHKTTENIKRSREFTVAYAAAEQIEACDYVGIVSGNNEENKLEKCGFTVTKSDKVNAPVIDQLPVTIECRVIDIQEEFGETRVVAEVVGLKADENVLTDGKVDYSKAGLVIYDTATKCYRKVGDSVAAARSAGKKFR, encoded by the coding sequence ATGAAATTATCATTTGAAAAAGGCTTTTTCGCACCCCTTCCTGTGCTTATCATCGGTACGTACAACGCAAACGGCACTCCCAATGCCATGAATGCAGCATGGGGCGGTCAGGTGGGTATGAGCCAGATATCCCTGAGCCTTTCAGCTTCCCACAAGACCACTGAAAATATCAAACGCAGCAGAGAGTTCACAGTGGCTTATGCTGCGGCAGAGCAGATAGAAGCCTGCGACTATGTGGGCATCGTATCGGGAAACAATGAGGAGAACAAGCTGGAAAAGTGCGGATTTACCGTTACAAAGTCCGACAAGGTCAACGCTCCTGTCATAGATCAGCTGCCTGTAACTATCGAGTGCAGGGTAATAGATATACAGGAGGAGTTCGGCGAGACCAGAGTAGTCGCAGAGGTAGTGGGACTTAAAGCCGACGAGAATGTGCTCACCGACGGCAAGGTGGACTACAGCAAGGCGGGACTTGTTATATATGACACAGCCACAAAATGCTACAGAAAGGTGGGGGACAGCGTAGCTGCCGCCAGAAGCGCAGGGAAGAAGTTCCGGTGA
- a CDS encoding prepilin-type N-terminal cleavage/methylation domain-containing protein codes for MMRKKGFTLIELIVVLAIIGILGAMLLPSAYGYINLARKKATVANARTIYMSAMLALEDEDAFESFYTPQSTWTAYESTSDGCVLNTTTEYNGVSSTYSEKITNLKRPLAQEGNYRFTVVARVDGHNHETGSNWSNPRDITHVFVTWNYSDKRYERFVKEMCADLDMKLGVQKGNDFQVKMPYTKREDGGSLPLVRWLICYRLDDPSQVEIWAGDGYKAENGPAYRVYPNPAPNYTS; via the coding sequence ATGATGAGAAAAAAAGGCTTTACCCTGATAGAACTGATAGTAGTTCTTGCAATAATCGGAATACTTGGAGCTATGCTGCTGCCTTCCGCATATGGTTATATAAACCTTGCAAGGAAAAAGGCTACAGTCGCAAATGCAAGAACTATATATATGTCAGCAATGCTTGCACTTGAAGACGAAGATGCTTTTGAGTCGTTTTATACTCCTCAGAGCACATGGACAGCTTATGAATCAACTTCTGACGGCTGTGTTCTGAACACTACTACCGAATACAACGGCGTATCAAGTACCTATTCCGAAAAAATAACAAACCTGAAGCGCCCTCTTGCTCAGGAAGGCAATTATCGTTTCACTGTAGTTGCACGAGTTGACGGTCATAACCACGAGACAGGAAGCAACTGGAGCAATCCAAGAGATATTACTCATGTTTTCGTAACATGGAACTACTCAGACAAGAGATATGAGAGATTCGTAAAGGAAATGTGTGCTGACCTTGATATGAAACTTGGAGTGCAGAAAGGCAATGATTTCCAGGTGAAAATGCCTTACACCAAGCGCGAGGACGGCGGAAGCCTGCCGCTGGTACGCTGGCTCATATGTTATCGTCTTGATGATCCGTCTCAGGTAGAGATATGGGCAGGGGACGGTTATAAGGCTGAAAACGGCCCTGCATACCGTGTTTACCCCAATCCTGCACCTAATTATACATCATGA
- a CDS encoding RNA polymerase sigma factor, producing MDNGASSYSRYLAGDDSALGDIVREYKDGLTIYLNSFTNNIHDAEELMEETFFKLAYKKPKYSGKSSFKTWVYSIGRNLAIDYLRRMKKKGDTSLDECSELASGQDIEENYIKEEQKLMIHRALKKLRSQYSQAICLTYIEGFSNSEAASIMHKSSRQMTNLLYQAKKALRDELEKEGIEYAGMG from the coding sequence ATGGATAATGGTGCAAGTAGCTACAGCCGTTATCTTGCCGGAGATGATTCAGCGCTGGGAGACATTGTCCGTGAATACAAGGACGGTCTCACCATCTATCTGAATAGTTTTACCAATAATATACATGATGCCGAGGAGCTCATGGAGGAGACCTTTTTCAAGCTGGCTTACAAAAAGCCGAAATACTCCGGGAAAAGCTCCTTTAAGACATGGGTGTACTCAATAGGAAGGAATCTTGCTATAGACTATCTAAGGCGCATGAAGAAAAAAGGAGATACCTCCCTTGACGAGTGCTCAGAGCTCGCTTCGGGGCAGGATATCGAGGAAAACTATATTAAAGAGGAACAGAAGCTGATGATACACAGGGCGCTGAAAAAACTGCGGAGCCAGTACAGTCAGGCGATATGCCTTACATATATCGAGGGCTTCAGCAATTCGGAAGCAGCGTCTATAATGCATAAGAGCAGCCGGCAGATGACAAATTTACTATATCAGGCAAAAAAAGCTCTCCGTGATGAGCTGGAAAAGGAGGGGATAGAGTATGCGGGAATGGGATGA
- a CDS encoding sugar transferase: MYNKCIKRFIDFMLSGIGIIVLAIPMLILSVLIFIDDPGPIFFTQKRVGLHKKNFKLYKFRSMKMSTPHDMPTHLLSNPEQYITKVGGFLRKYSLDELPQIFNIFSGKMSIIGPRPALWNQDDLIAERDKYGANDVKPGLTGWAQINGRDAIEIEDKAKLDGLYTKKLNKGGLAAFAFDMKCFFGTITSVLKHDGVVEGGTGEMKKNKDKVSE, from the coding sequence GTGTATAACAAATGTATCAAGAGATTTATCGATTTCATGCTTTCAGGTATAGGGATTATTGTTCTTGCAATTCCGATGCTGATCCTTTCGGTCCTTATTTTTATAGATGATCCGGGTCCGATCTTCTTTACACAAAAAAGAGTCGGGCTTCATAAAAAGAATTTTAAGCTTTATAAATTCCGCAGTATGAAAATGAGTACACCTCATGATATGCCTACACATTTGCTTTCAAATCCGGAGCAGTACATAACCAAAGTGGGCGGCTTCCTGCGTAAGTATAGCCTTGACGAGCTTCCTCAGATATTCAATATCTTTTCAGGCAAGATGTCGATCATAGGTCCCCGTCCTGCTCTCTGGAATCAGGATGATCTCATTGCTGAACGTGATAAGTACGGTGCGAATGATGTTAAGCCCGGACTTACAGGCTGGGCTCAGATCAATGGCCGCGATGCTATTGAGATTGAAGATAAGGCAAAGCTTGACGGCCTTTATACAAAGAAGCTCAATAAAGGCGGACTTGCTGCATTTGCATTTGATATGAAGTGCTTCTTTGGCACTATTACTTCCGTTCTTAAACACGACGGCGTTGTTGAGGGCGGTACGGGCGAAATGAAAAAAAACAAGGATAAGGTATCTGAATAA
- a CDS encoding DUF6688 family protein, whose amino-acid sequence MTNNISFGIMKPLEWLFILFLYTFDTHPENRIAVQYSDYKKKM is encoded by the coding sequence TTGACAAATAATATTTCGTTTGGTATAATGAAGCCCCTTGAATGGCTGTTCATCTTATTCCTTTACACATTTGACACTCACCCCGAAAACCGTATTGCCGTTCAGTATTCTGACTATAAGAAAAAGATGTAG
- a CDS encoding YqiA/YcfP family alpha/beta fold hydrolase, whose product MKILNLHGFMGEADNKNYKALRGLISPEDIISPQLKYMEISPSELLEQLSAYVDADDFAFVGQSLGGWYADKLSRKFKRPCILTNPCHFPHELELIAASGIPADFSEQYRVMSVHDKNELAYTLCSDGDTVLPDNYPNCEKLSEQVIRVHGSHSTIENVGEHISKLLAEIQSNSR is encoded by the coding sequence ATGAAGATACTGAATCTGCACGGCTTCATGGGCGAAGCCGATAACAAGAATTACAAGGCGCTGCGGGGGCTGATCTCGCCCGAGGATATAATATCTCCGCAGCTTAAATACATGGAGATATCACCGTCGGAGCTCCTTGAGCAGCTTTCTGCATACGTCGATGCCGATGATTTTGCATTCGTGGGACAGAGTCTGGGCGGCTGGTATGCGGATAAGCTCAGCAGGAAGTTCAAGCGTCCCTGCATACTCACAAATCCCTGCCATTTTCCCCATGAGCTGGAGCTTATAGCCGCTTCGGGAATACCTGCGGATTTTTCGGAGCAGTACCGTGTCATGTCTGTTCATGATAAGAATGAGTTGGCTTATACTCTGTGCAGTGACGGTGATACTGTTCTTCCCGACAACTATCCAAACTGCGAAAAGCTGTCGGAGCAGGTCATCAGAGTTCACGGAAGCCACAGCACGATCGAAAACGTAGGGGAGCATATTTCAAAGCTGCTCGCCGAGATACAAAGCAACAGCCGATAA
- a CDS encoding polyphenol oxidase family protein — MTETVIIDNGFTLAGFTSGNEGIWSRNAPLDPPTSDYVRLSEKLGIQLSRFLRPYQAGGDRVETVTSEQVGSGVIKDSDFKKVDGLVTAEKGIVLSIIAADCVPVYLIDNRAEVAGLLHCGRKSAAGVLLHNAIERMKELGAVPSEIQVTIGPHICADCYEVGEEVRAEYAKAFAPKELESIFELQGESLHLSLRSAIRLKAAAEGISSQNITAINCCTCCHKEYYSYRRGDRGKQNLAYIMMKSL; from the coding sequence ATGACGGAAACAGTGATAATTGACAACGGCTTCACGCTCGCAGGCTTCACCTCAGGCAATGAAGGCATATGGTCGAGAAACGCGCCTCTTGATCCGCCCACAAGCGACTACGTGCGCCTGAGCGAAAAGCTTGGGATACAGCTGTCACGCTTTCTCCGTCCATATCAGGCAGGCGGTGACAGGGTGGAAACAGTCACCTCGGAACAGGTCGGCTCGGGAGTTATAAAGGACAGCGACTTCAAAAAGGTTGACGGACTTGTCACTGCTGAAAAAGGCATTGTCCTGAGCATTATCGCTGCCGACTGCGTACCTGTATATCTTATTGATAACAGGGCGGAGGTCGCGGGACTTCTTCACTGCGGTCGGAAGTCTGCGGCAGGAGTTCTCCTACATAACGCAATAGAGCGTATGAAAGAGCTTGGGGCAGTACCGTCCGAAATACAGGTAACGATAGGTCCGCATATCTGCGCGGACTGCTATGAAGTCGGCGAGGAAGTCCGTGCTGAGTACGCCAAAGCCTTTGCTCCAAAGGAGCTTGAAAGCATATTTGAGCTGCAAGGTGAAAGTCTGCATCTCAGCCTGCGGTCGGCTATACGCCTGAAAGCGGCAGCAGAGGGAATAAGCTCCCAAAACATAACTGCTATTAACTGCTGCACCTGCTGCCATAAGGAATATTATTCCTACAGGCGCGGCGACAGAGGAAAGCAGAATCTTGCGTATATTATGATGAAGTCACTGTAA
- a CDS encoding cupin domain-containing protein → MKDFPLFMKNQLNHIDSSQQNTPDIDGYYYEGKDGSQICFWTYYSDRESKENIHEFDEYVFCVSGEYVEIFNDEEHILHSGDELLIPKGTPHHGRVTKGTRTIHAFGGKRII, encoded by the coding sequence ATGAAAGACTTTCCGCTATTTATGAAAAACCAATTGAACCATATTGATAGTAGTCAGCAAAACACACCTGATATTGACGGATATTATTATGAAGGAAAAGATGGCAGTCAGATTTGCTTCTGGACTTATTATTCAGATAGAGAATCCAAAGAAAACATACATGAATTTGATGAATATGTGTTCTGTGTGTCAGGTGAATATGTAGAGATATTTAATGACGAAGAGCATATTCTTCATTCAGGCGATGAATTATTGATTCCGAAAGGTACTCCGCATCACGGTCGGGTTACTAAGGGAACGCGTACTATTCACGCCTTTGGAGGAAAGAGAATAATTTAA
- a CDS encoding low molecular weight protein-tyrosine-phosphatase: protein MIKVMFVCHGNICRSPMAEFVMKKLVSDAGYADEFYIASSATSTEELGNPVYPPARSELAKHGIGCSGKTAVQLRKSDYEKYDYFIGTDTANIRNMNRIFGSDKDGKIYKLLTFAGRGDDVSDPWYSRDFGKAYADIEEGCKGLLNYLMEQL, encoded by the coding sequence ATGATAAAAGTTATGTTTGTTTGCCACGGCAATATCTGCCGCTCGCCAATGGCTGAATTTGTAATGAAAAAGCTGGTATCAGACGCAGGCTATGCCGACGAGTTTTACATTGCTTCCAGCGCCACCAGCACGGAGGAGCTGGGCAATCCCGTGTATCCGCCTGCACGCTCCGAGCTTGCAAAGCACGGTATCGGCTGTAGCGGCAAGACTGCTGTCCAGCTGAGGAAGTCCGATTACGAAAAGTACGACTATTTCATCGGAACGGACACTGCCAATATCCGCAATATGAACCGCATTTTCGGCAGCGACAAGGACGGGAAGATATACAAGCTCCTCACCTTTGCAGGTCGGGGCGACGACGTTTCCGACCCGTGGTACAGCCGTGATTTTGGCAAAGCCTACGCCGACATTGAGGAGGGCTGCAAGGGACTTCTCAATTACCTTATGGAGCAATTATGA
- a CDS encoding sugar ABC transporter substrate-binding protein yields MKKKQLLSAISAAAMLLSSVGCSLPGKKNKGQEIQKFTGFYCARKSTNLEEDNEIRQIIAEKTGYILYEEWLRDQADIDKIISDMMISGKYPDFISPDGPNCQRLIRQKAFIPLDNYWDKYPNLKALYSDAQWDTLRAEDGHIYFIPLFSAVNQQVTGNVHDGEAFWIQVKVLEWANYPELKTLDDYFDLIEDYIAANPVDENGEPYIGYEIEATEVRMFALDNPPMFLDGYPNDGCCYVDPDTLEAKDYNLLPTAKKWFKKLNEEYHKGIIDQECFVMDDAAYYDKLATGRVLGMVDQHWNFGSSERQLPAECTYIPIGITIDEDTVEHYRDNPAFNASTGVGVSVSCSDPDGAVEFMSKLIEPEILNLRFWGVEGVDYFINDDGYFDQTEEQYNNWRDDDYSLKHKCMYSYMPHYGGMAPDGVNAYTAENQPNIFHDHLAPSIKKCFDAYGKQTYRDFLNTPAENPAWYPMWSFEGAATDATEYGKVSKKINEIKLNYMPLLVMSNDFEKSWEEYNTAYNAVEPQIYFDALTAEVRRRCSIINGS; encoded by the coding sequence ATGAAAAAAAAGCAGCTGCTCTCAGCAATATCCGCAGCAGCAATGCTGTTATCCTCTGTGGGCTGTTCATTGCCGGGAAAGAAAAACAAGGGGCAGGAGATACAGAAGTTCACAGGCTTTTACTGCGCACGAAAGAGTACAAACCTTGAAGAGGACAACGAGATCAGACAGATCATAGCCGAGAAAACAGGATACATACTTTACGAGGAGTGGCTCCGGGATCAGGCTGATATCGACAAGATAATCAGCGACATGATGATATCGGGAAAGTATCCTGATTTTATTTCCCCTGACGGGCCCAACTGTCAGCGCCTTATCAGGCAGAAGGCTTTTATCCCTCTTGACAATTACTGGGACAAGTACCCAAATCTGAAAGCGCTTTATTCAGACGCTCAGTGGGATACCTTACGTGCTGAGGACGGTCATATTTATTTTATACCGCTGTTTTCAGCTGTCAATCAGCAGGTCACAGGCAACGTCCATGACGGCGAGGCGTTCTGGATACAGGTAAAGGTCCTCGAGTGGGCAAATTACCCAGAGCTGAAAACTCTTGATGACTACTTTGACCTTATTGAGGATTATATTGCTGCCAATCCTGTTGACGAGAACGGAGAGCCGTATATAGGCTATGAGATAGAGGCTACAGAGGTCCGTATGTTTGCTCTGGACAATCCGCCCATGTTCCTTGACGGCTATCCCAACGACGGCTGCTGTTACGTTGATCCCGACACCCTTGAAGCAAAGGACTACAATCTTCTGCCTACAGCAAAGAAGTGGTTCAAGAAGCTGAATGAGGAGTATCACAAGGGCATTATAGATCAGGAGTGCTTTGTTATGGACGACGCCGCATACTATGATAAGCTGGCAACAGGCAGAGTTCTTGGCATGGTAGATCAGCACTGGAACTTCGGAAGCTCGGAGCGTCAGCTGCCCGCAGAGTGTACGTATATCCCCATAGGTATCACTATCGATGAAGATACAGTGGAGCATTACCGTGACAATCCTGCATTCAACGCTTCAACAGGCGTGGGAGTAAGCGTAAGCTGTTCCGACCCCGACGGCGCAGTGGAGTTCATGAGCAAGCTCATCGAACCCGAGATACTAAATCTCCGTTTCTGGGGAGTTGAGGGCGTAGACTATTTCATCAATGATGACGGATATTTTGACCAGACCGAGGAGCAGTACAACAACTGGCGCGACGATGACTATTCCCTCAAGCATAAGTGCATGTACAGCTATATGCCTCATTACGGCGGAATGGCTCCCGACGGAGTCAATGCGTACACAGCCGAAAACCAGCCTAATATATTCCACGATCATCTGGCACCTTCGATCAAGAAGTGCTTTGACGCTTACGGCAAGCAGACATACAGAGACTTCCTGAATACTCCCGCGGAGAACCCTGCATGGTATCCTATGTGGTCATTTGAGGGAGCCGCCACCGATGCAACAGAGTATGGCAAGGTCTCAAAGAAGATCAACGAAATAAAGCTCAACTATATGCCGCTTCTGGTAATGAGCAATGATTTCGAGAAGTCGTGGGAGGAGTACAATACTGCATACAACGCGGTCGAGCCGCAGATATACTTTGACGCCCTGACAGCCGAGGTGCGAAGAAGATGCAGCATTATCAACGGCTCATAA
- a CDS encoding dockerin type I domain-containing protein, producing MLKKLAAAVIAASTAIIPFSADNVNVFSPTNVYAEEKGAAVSLPEWVPTDPESALEFRNTYGAVHIQNGLICIVYPNRAEKGKSSDTYGYELRTDGNSRQILKHDIYLSDNTETCFEVFVYQPQVQGDLTLKLVDPHVQVKPSEKETGDNWEPPTVAEYTFTVDKELNITETDIYSWLPDCEKEYWDYAEKNSHLSVKDNYVVFCLSHNAGTAYDWTQKDKGTECFKLETTSSCTPLTSVPLDGGQVNTIYVYKAVKDGYDKISYYFGEVFSDDYEDKKPLVADCAVINGGQNILLSGDMRVTLADYDTGELLTLEDGAMPTIWTDISQSTPDGEVFLNMQPSGFKQNPAVVRLGSFFEGYNFSFGLSSSDLPLGYSLPDTEDGKAGFHNGTIVPEDYMTVKKYDNGTADVVFRLKKNSNSKKSTKITFYDADTGELTDIPEDNTYLLKCTSGTPSTSEIFDISSNPCTLKSAYVYEKSCSYSFHTDSRSGGYDSLTFEVISESSNSVELACRMKWNPSGDANGDGSVSVADIVTMQKWLLGSASVKLSDLKAVDFCRDNKLDIFDLVLMRKALLRSINLPVEVSIQESGGVVGAMLIYKVYSEGENYFLSYQDLTYDQEPKSKSIQISEQEYREIMSEAYNNYLEVETAPPRPSEIDFKVTLNNADGSQKQASSDRFPSVLTKLREMLDKGNNSSYVEPDELFEFGTPFFVKENSLKLYSGPDESYEVLATIPADTRLIEKGTQDNNNDWLFTEYNGQYGWIKVFTDDGKTSTIYFELVAKKPVIYLYPEEETDVHVELELTEADLSTTYPRYNNGWNVTASPDGSLLNKADGTHHKYLFWDAVNCRTRFDFTQGFCVAGKDTESFLKEKLTYMGLTEEEMNEFIVYWLPLMEHNAYNLISFQGDVYTDSAKLNITPNPDSLLRVFMAYVPLEEAVDIQPQQLETFERKGFTVVEWGGSEIKAQSISKS from the coding sequence ATGTTAAAGAAACTGGCAGCTGCCGTTATAGCAGCTTCAACAGCAATCATTCCTTTTTCCGCAGATAACGTGAACGTTTTTTCACCAACGAATGTATACGCGGAAGAAAAAGGCGCAGCAGTATCGCTTCCCGAATGGGTACCAACAGACCCTGAGTCTGCACTTGAATTCCGAAATACATACGGAGCTGTGCATATCCAGAATGGTCTGATCTGCATCGTTTATCCAAATCGTGCAGAAAAAGGAAAAAGCAGCGACACTTATGGCTATGAACTGCGTACTGATGGGAACAGCAGACAGATATTAAAGCATGACATTTACCTGAGCGATAATACCGAGACCTGTTTTGAAGTGTTCGTATATCAGCCCCAGGTACAGGGCGACCTCACACTGAAGCTTGTTGATCCTCATGTACAGGTGAAGCCATCGGAAAAGGAAACAGGTGACAACTGGGAACCTCCCACCGTTGCAGAATACACATTTACCGTCGATAAGGAGCTCAATATCACCGAGACCGATATCTACAGCTGGCTGCCTGACTGCGAAAAGGAATACTGGGATTATGCAGAGAAAAACTCCCATTTATCCGTAAAGGATAATTATGTTGTGTTCTGCCTGTCTCATAACGCAGGCACTGCCTATGACTGGACTCAGAAAGATAAGGGGACGGAATGCTTCAAGCTTGAAACCACAAGCAGCTGTACTCCCCTGACTTCTGTTCCTCTTGACGGCGGGCAGGTCAACACTATCTATGTATACAAGGCTGTCAAGGACGGCTATGACAAGATTTCTTACTATTTCGGAGAAGTTTTTTCCGATGATTACGAAGATAAAAAGCCTCTTGTTGCTGACTGCGCAGTTATAAACGGCGGACAGAACATACTGCTTTCGGGAGATATGCGTGTCACCCTTGCCGACTATGACACAGGGGAGCTCCTAACCCTTGAAGACGGTGCAATGCCCACCATATGGACAGATATAAGCCAAAGCACTCCCGACGGCGAGGTATTCCTTAATATGCAGCCAAGCGGCTTCAAACAGAATCCTGCTGTTGTACGTTTAGGCAGCTTCTTTGAGGGCTACAATTTCTCATTCGGATTAAGCAGCAGCGACCTGCCTTTGGGATATTCCCTGCCCGATACAGAAGACGGAAAAGCAGGCTTCCACAACGGAACTATCGTCCCCGAGGACTATATGACCGTAAAAAAATACGATAATGGCACCGCTGACGTTGTGTTCAGGCTGAAAAAGAACAGCAACTCCAAGAAATCAACCAAGATAACCTTTTACGACGCAGATACAGGAGAGCTGACAGACATTCCCGAGGACAATACATACCTTCTGAAATGCACCTCAGGAACACCTTCCACAAGCGAGATATTTGATATCAGTTCTAACCCCTGCACATTGAAGTCGGCTTATGTATACGAAAAGTCATGCAGCTATTCTTTCCACACAGACAGCAGATCAGGCGGGTATGACTCCCTTACGTTTGAAGTAATATCCGAAAGCTCAAACAGCGTTGAACTAGCTTGCAGAATGAAGTGGAATCCCAGCGGTGACGCCAACGGGGACGGTTCTGTCAGTGTGGCAGATATTGTCACCATGCAGAAGTGGCTGCTGGGTTCAGCCTCAGTGAAGCTCTCTGACTTGAAAGCTGTGGACTTCTGCCGCGACAACAAACTCGACATATTTGACCTTGTCCTTATGAGAAAGGCACTTCTGAGATCAATAAATCTGCCTGTTGAGGTCAGCATCCAAGAATCAGGCGGCGTTGTAGGAGCAATGCTCATATATAAAGTGTACAGTGAAGGCGAAAATTATTTTCTGTCTTATCAGGATCTGACATATGATCAGGAACCTAAGTCTAAAAGCATCCAGATTTCGGAACAGGAATATCGTGAGATCATGTCTGAAGCTTATAACAACTACCTTGAAGTTGAAACAGCACCACCCAGACCAAGTGAAATAGATTTCAAGGTGACACTTAACAATGCAGACGGCTCTCAGAAACAGGCATCCTCTGACAGATTTCCAAGTGTACTAACAAAGCTGAGAGAGATGCTGGATAAAGGCAATAATAGTTCTTATGTCGAGCCCGATGAGCTTTTTGAGTTCGGCACTCCATTCTTTGTTAAGGAGAACAGTCTGAAGCTTTATTCAGGGCCTGATGAAAGCTATGAAGTCCTCGCTACCATTCCTGCGGATACGCGTCTTATCGAAAAAGGCACTCAGGACAACAACAATGATTGGCTGTTTACGGAATACAACGGTCAATATGGCTGGATAAAGGTATTCACAGATGACGGCAAAACCTCAACGATCTATTTTGAACTTGTTGCAAAAAAGCCTGTGATCTACCTCTATCCCGAAGAGGAGACCGATGTCCATGTGGAGCTGGAGCTCACAGAAGCCGACCTATCAACGACATATCCGAGGTATAACAACGGCTGGAACGTTACAGCTTCTCCCGACGGCTCACTTCTCAACAAGGCTGACGGTACACATCACAAGTACCTGTTCTGGGACGCTGTGAACTGCCGTACAAGATTCGACTTCACTCAGGGCTTCTGCGTTGCAGGAAAAGACACCGAGAGCTTCCTAAAGGAAAAGCTCACATATATGGGACTTACCGAGGAAGAAATGAATGAGTTCATCGTGTACTGGCTGCCGCTGATGGAGCATAATGCGTATAATCTCATTTCGTTCCAGGGCGATGTGTATACAGATTCCGCAAAGCTTAACATCACTCCGAACCCTGACAGCCTGCTCCGCGTATTCATGGCATATGTTCCACTTGAAGAAGCCGTGGATATCCAGCCGCAGCAGCTTGAGACCTTTGAGAGAAAGGGCTTCACAGTCGTTGAATGGGGCGGCAGCGAGATCAAAGCACAAAGCATTTCCAAAAGCTGA
- a CDS encoding DUF4003 family protein → MKENTKQLTMDFIENRDTIKKTFKFESSYIYPVAANIFCAADVKADGDKLAECKKIIKKNAGFASYLKGVVIAPFTAKLCVAADPEAQFEKVMAMYGILKNHFRRSEYLALLATLLAERTTAEEADRIAARGRALYDMMKKEHPILTSSEDNVMAGFMAFSEKSDAQLIDDAEKCYDLLKKKFSDKNAVQTVSHILAMTDGTPEAKVGRLFGMFDMFAAAGRKYGKHYELPMLAAISVIEADEKELIDTVIEIDEMLSGQKGYGALSLDKKTRLMHAAMLAADLYEDNDNAQAAVSASALAVIAAQEAAMTAAIVAASVAANSTN, encoded by the coding sequence ATGAAAGAGAATACAAAACAGCTCACAATGGACTTTATCGAGAACAGAGACACTATCAAGAAGACTTTCAAGTTTGAAAGCTCATACATCTATCCCGTTGCAGCAAATATATTCTGCGCCGCAGATGTTAAGGCTGACGGGGACAAGCTTGCAGAGTGCAAGAAGATCATCAAGAAGAATGCAGGCTTTGCGTCCTATCTCAAGGGCGTTGTAATAGCACCCTTTACAGCTAAGCTCTGTGTGGCTGCTGACCCTGAGGCTCAGTTTGAAAAGGTAATGGCTATGTACGGCATACTCAAAAACCACTTCAGGAGATCCGAGTATCTTGCTCTGCTTGCAACTCTCCTTGCCGAGAGGACCACAGCAGAGGAGGCTGACAGGATAGCCGCAAGAGGACGTGCTCTCTACGATATGATGAAGAAAGAGCACCCTATACTCACTTCAAGTGAGGACAACGTAATGGCAGGCTTTATGGCATTTTCGGAAAAGAGCGACGCTCAGCTCATTGATGATGCCGAGAAGTGCTATGACCTGCTGAAAAAGAAGTTCTCAGACAAGAACGCTGTTCAGACAGTATCCCATATACTTGCAATGACGGACGGAACTCCCGAGGCAAAGGTGGGCAGACTGTTCGGAATGTTCGATATGTTCGCTGCAGCAGGAAGAAAATACGGCAAGCACTATGAGCTTCCCATGCTTGCGGCTATATCCGTTATCGAAGCCGACGAAAAGGAGCTTATTGACACTGTTATCGAAATAGACGAAATGCTCAGCGGTCAGAAAGGCTACGGCGCACTGAGCCTTGACAAGAAGACAAGACTTATGCACGCTGCTATGCTGGCAGCTGACCTGTATGAGGATAACGATAACGCTCAGGCAGCTGTATCTGCTTCTGCACTTGCTGTTATCGCAGCACAGGAGGCTGCAATGACGGCTGCTATCGTTGCTGCGTCAGTGGCTGCAAACAGTACCAACTAA